In Rhodothermales bacterium, the genomic stretch CCGGCTGGCGTGCGATGATCCACTGGACCACTTCCATGTCGATCGCCGGGATGAGGCTCTGGTTGTGGGTGATGGGATCGGGCCAGAGGGACCACCAGCCGAAGTTGAACAACAACGCGTCGCCGGGCCGGATATCGGATTCGTCCATCCCCTGGCGGGCGAGCGCGCCGCGAACGTCGACGAGCGAAGCTTCGTAGTGTTCAGCGAGGCGCTCCACACCAAGGTAGCCGGCGAGGTCGATCAAGACGCCGCGGGTCACGATGGGTTTCACCTGCTCGACGCCAAGGCGCTGCAGCCCATAGGCATGCGCCATCTCGGATCCCGTGAAGCCGTTATAATACACATCTTCGGTCGATCCATCCGCCATCTCCATCCGTTTGCCAACATGCCCCGGCCCGTCGAACTGGGTGCCCACCTGACCGAGTTCGCCGGCGATGAACTCGTCGTTAAACACCAGGCGCTGCTCCCCTACTACGCCGCTCGTGGGATAGCCGGCCGTCACGATGGCATACGTGCGGTCCCCGAGGAGGGGCATACCCCGCTCGTAGACATTGCCGAGTTCGTAGAGCTGTCCGGTCTTGACCAGCGATACCGCCTCCAGGATTTTCTCTGGCGTGATCCAGTTCGACCCGCCTGCCTGGTCGTCCGCCCCCCAGAGCACGTTCGGCCACCAGGGGCCGGCCTCGCGGGTCTGGGCCGAGGAAGGGGATAAAAACAGGGTGAACAGGGCCAGGAGAAGAAGAGGACGAAGGTGCATGGCTGTGCGATCAGCGATTCGTGAATAGCGATTAGCGATTAATGCGAATGAGGAGTTGAATAGAGCTAAAATAATGCAAAACGTCATCCTGGGGCGGGGCCCAGGAAGACGATGATGTGTAAAATGTGCTGTGCAAG encodes the following:
- a CDS encoding cyclase family protein → MHLRPLLLLALFTLFLSPSSAQTREAGPWWPNVLWGADDQAGGSNWITPEKILEAVSLVKTGQLYELGNVYERGMPLLGDRTYAIVTAGYPTSGVVGEQRLVFNDEFIAGELGQVGTQFDGPGHVGKRMEMADGSTEDVYYNGFTGSEMAHAYGLQRLGVEQVKPIVTRGVLIDLAGYLGVERLAEHYEASLVDVRGALARQGMDESDIRPGDALLFNFGWWSLWPDPITHNQSLIPAIDMEVVQWIIARQPAMVGSDLALDGSAMRVHPELVMKNGINNLEFMNFGSLLADEGWEFLFIVTPLRLKGATGSPVRPIAIR